ATTGATTTTTGGAAAATTTTAGTGGATTGACTTGAGTTTTTGATTGAGATTGAGTGTGCAGATATACTTCACTCACTTTATGAATAcaacgatgatgatgatgatgatgatgaagatcaATACTATCATGATCCAGTAACCTGTATGCTGAGCAACTGAAACAAGATGATCATGAAGATCATTTCACATGTGAGacaaatgaaactgaaagaGTGTCTGTTTATGGAAAATACCTTTAACAGTGAGTGAAACAGACGCTGATCTCTGAGATCCATATTTATTCTGAGCCTCACAGTAGAAGCGTCCACTGAAACTGGAGTTAAAGCTGGAGATgctgaaactctgtccagatccaacagctgagctttcattctccttaaaccagctgaagttcagagcaggagggtttgaatcactgctgcagttcagagtcactgaatctcctgatgTTATTTCACCAGACGGACTGACAGACACTGAGACGCTCTTTGGAGGATCTGAAATAGAACAAAAATGTCTCATCAATAATGACAAATCTCTCTGAAACTAGAGGATTTTTGTCACTTTCTGCATCAGTGTTCACTCACACATGACATTTAAAGTCACAGTATCAGAGTCTTTCTCTCCATGTTTATTTCTGGATCTGCACATGTATCCTCCACTGTGATCAgagctgatctttgagatgCTAAAACTCTGTCCAGATCCTACAGACTTTCCCtccttaaaccagctgaagttcagagcaggagggtttgaatcactgctgcagctcagagtcactgaatctcctgatgTTATTTCACCAGACGGACTGACAGACACTGAGACTCTCTTTGGAGGATCTGAAATAGAACAAAAATGTCTCATCAATAATGACAAATCTCTCTGAAACTAGAGGATTTTCGTCAGTTTCTGCAGCAGTGTTCACTCACACATGACATTTAAAGTCACAGTATCAGAGTCTTTCTCTCCATGTTTATTTCTGGATCTGCACATGTATCCTCCACTGTGATCAGAGCTGATCTTGGAGATGTTGAagattcttccagatcctacaaactttcctcctttaaaccagctgatttctgcaggagggtttgaatcactgctgcagatcagagtcactgaatctcctgacactatttcaccagatggACTGATGGACACTGAGACACTCTTTGGTGgatctgaaataaaacaaaaatgtctcATCCACAACCACAAATCTCACTGAAACTTCAGGATCTGTTGTCAGTTTCTGCAGCAGTGTTCACTCACACATGACATTCAGCATCACAGTATCAGAGTCTTTCTCTCCATGTTCATTGATGGATCTGCACTTGTATCCTCCACTGTGATCAGAGCTAATCTTTGAGATGTTGAagattcttccagatcctacaaactttcctcctttaaaccatgtgaagttcagagcaggagggtttgaatcactgctgcagctcagagtcactgaatctcctaacactatttcaccagatggACTGACAGACACCGAAACACTCTTTGGTGGATCTaaagaataaaatgtaaatgacattGAGTAAGAccaataattaaacaattatcAACCAGAACTGATCAAAAATAAAGGCAGACTTACACATGACATTCACGTTCACAGCAGCAGAGGACTGAGATCCATGTTTATTTCTAGCAGTGCAATAGTAGTTTCCACTGGCCTCAGACTTAATATTAGTGATGCTGTAGGTGTCGCCAGATCCTAGTAATGTTTCTCCTTTAAACCATGtgaagttcagagcaggagggtttgaatcactgctgcagctcAGAGTCACTGAACCTCCTGATGTTATTTCACCAGACGaactgatggacactgagaCACTCTTTGGTGGAtctaaatgaaatatatataaaacatgaaaattattttgtttatgcCATGAATGTCCATTATCATTTGGAACTATTAATGAAGTGTATCTGTAAGTACAAATCAAAATAGTGATGagaaaggagaaaatcaacatcTGACCTGTTGAAAGGTCCATAAAAGAATATTACATTTACAGATTTATAAACCCGAGATTCATAAAAAAAGATCACTAAACACAGATGCATGCTGTACATTCATTTTGCATGTTAatacatgatatatatatatatatatatatatatatatatatatatatatatatatatatatatatatatatatatatatatattataattacaaTTCCACCGGTGTATAAAGCACACGAACGAGGAGATAAGAATTAAGTAAGTCTTTACTTGAAAATCCAACAGGAGAAtacaggaacagacaggaacaTACACCAGTGTAGACATGAACGATACCCGGTAACATACTAAAGATaaacaggaacttaaatacactgaTTAATTAACTCAAATGATGAACAGATGTGATGAATGTGATTAGAGTCCATGGTAACAGATTGTGGTGGGAAACTAGAACAAAGGAACACGTGACAGATGacaacaaacaaactgaaagtccatgtGACTGTAACATTACACCACCTCCCGGATAGGTGCGTCCTCCTGTTGTAGAGTGAGGGGAAGATGAAGATAGGATGCTGATGACGATGCAGGAGGCGA
Above is a genomic segment from Megalobrama amblycephala isolate DHTTF-2021 linkage group LG14, ASM1881202v1, whole genome shotgun sequence containing:
- the LOC125244986 gene encoding B-cell receptor CD22-like isoform X2, producing MIAEVTMESSLIKSLPLIVVIITAAVDGLWGWGVNYSPSYVCALKGSTVKMSCTLKYPCGHVIRTAFWTKHVVIDGEPSDLCSDPENRGEIQCLMEDKDTYSITLKAVTEADKHIYYCRFTTDIKGGNWTGIPGIQLDVTDLQVETQQSVKENDSVNLTCKSSCSLPEQTTFVWYRNTRILTEGIENVNQIQLQPVNLSDVGNYQCAVRGSDHKISPPVYLNVEYPPKSVSVSISSSGEITSGGSVTLSCSSDSNPPALNFTWFKGETLLGSGDTYSITNIKSEASGNYYCTARNKHGSQSSAAVNVNVMYPPKSVSVSVSPSGEIVLGDSVTLSCSSDSNPPALNFTWFKGGKFVGSGRIFNISKISSDHSGGYKCRSINEHGEKDSDTVMLNVMYPPKSVSVSISPSGEIVSGDSVTLICSSDSNPPAEISWFKGGKFVGSGRIFNISKISSDHSGGYMCRSRNKHGEKDSDTVTLNVMYPPKRVSVSVSPSGEITSGDSVTLSCSSDSNPPALNFSWFKEGKSVGSGQSFSISKISSDHSGGYMCRSRNKHGEKDSDTVTLNVMYPPKSVSVSVSPSGEITSGDSVTLNCSSDSNPPALNFSWFKENESSAVGSGQSFSISSFNSSFSGRFYCEAQNKYGSQRSASVSLTVKVAQHTGYWIMIVLIFIIIIIIIVVFIKRKKIRGKHTSIYNCKTVFNEFVCLIP
- the LOC125244986 gene encoding B-cell receptor CD22-like isoform X1 — its product is MQQHEVTMESSLIKSLPLIVVIITAAVDGLWGWGVNYSPSYVCALKGSTVKMSCTLKYPCGHVIRTAFWTKHVVIDGEPSDLCSDPENRGEIQCLMEDKDTYSITLKAVTEADKHIYYCRFTTDIKGGNWTGIPGIQLDVTDLQVETQQSVKENDSVNLTCKSSCSLPEQTTFVWYRNTRILTEGIENVNQIQLQPVNLSDVGNYQCAVRGSDHKISPPVYLNVEYPPKSVSVSISSSGEITSGGSVTLSCSSDSNPPALNFTWFKGETLLGSGDTYSITNIKSEASGNYYCTARNKHGSQSSAAVNVNVMYPPKSVSVSVSPSGEIVLGDSVTLSCSSDSNPPALNFTWFKGGKFVGSGRIFNISKISSDHSGGYKCRSINEHGEKDSDTVMLNVMYPPKSVSVSISPSGEIVSGDSVTLICSSDSNPPAEISWFKGGKFVGSGRIFNISKISSDHSGGYMCRSRNKHGEKDSDTVTLNVMYPPKRVSVSVSPSGEITSGDSVTLSCSSDSNPPALNFSWFKEGKSVGSGQSFSISKISSDHSGGYMCRSRNKHGEKDSDTVTLNVMYPPKSVSVSVSPSGEITSGDSVTLNCSSDSNPPALNFSWFKENESSAVGSGQSFSISSFNSSFSGRFYCEAQNKYGSQRSASVSLTVKVAQHTGYWIMIVLIFIIIIIIIVVFIKRKKIRGKHTSIYNCKTVFNEFVCLIP
- the LOC125244986 gene encoding B-cell receptor CD22-like isoform X3, which encodes MQQHEVTMESSLIKSLPLIVVIITAAVDGLWGWGVNYSPSYVCALKGSTVKMSCTLKYPCGHVIRTAFWTKHVVIDGEPSDLCSDPENRGEIQCLMEDKDTYSITLKAVTEADKHIYYCRFTTDIKGGNWTGIPGIQLDVTDLQVETQQSVKENDSVNLTCKSSCSLPEQTTFVWYRNTRILTEGIENVNQIQLQPVNLSDVGNYQCAVRGSDHKISPPVYLNVEYPPKSVSVSISSSGEITSGGSVTLSCSSDSNPPALNFTWFKGETLLGSGDTYSITNIKSEASGNYYCTARNKHGSQSSAAVNVNVMYPPKSVSVSVSPSGEIVLGDSVTLSCSSDSNPPALNFTWFKGGKFVGSGRIFNISKISSDHSGGYKCRSINEHGEKDSDTVMLNVMYPPKSVSVSISPSGEIVSGDSVTLICSSDSNPPAEISWFKGGKFVGSGRIFNISKISSDHSGGYMCRSRNKHGEKDSDTVTLNVMYPPKRVSVSVSPSGEITSGDSVTLSCSSDSNPPALNFSWFKEGKSVGSGQSFSISKISSDHSGGYMCRSRNKHGEKDSDTVTLNVMYPPKSVSVSVSPSGEITSGDSVTLNCSSDSNPPALNFSWFKENESSAVGSGQSFSISSFNSSFSGRFYCEAQNKYGSQRSASVSLTVKVAQHTGYWIMIVLIFIIIIIIIVVFIKLFR